The Pirellulales bacterium genome includes the window TTTGACAACGTCGTTTCAGCCGCCGCCGCGAAAGAGAAGGGCGTCGTGTCCGAAGTAGCGGGCGACGCCGATATCATTCTCGTGCCCGACCTTGTCTCCGGCAACATCCTTGTAAAGAATCTCGAATGCCTCGCAGGCGCCACGCTAGCCGGAGCTGTCGTTGGACTTGCGGCACCAGTCGTCCTGACCTCCCGGGCCGACCCTTCAGCCGCGCGAGTTGCTTCGATTGCCCTGGCGACGCTGATCCACGGGAGCAATGCGGTAAAGCGACCCGTCAGCAGTCCTGAAGCCGAGTCGACGGTTCACGCCGCGCCTCAGTTCGAGGCGGCTTGCCATCCATTACCAGCGTAACGAAACGAACCCGGCGGCGGAGAGTGCAATGGAAATCGTTGATCTGCGAGGACGCAGGGGCCTGATTATCGGGATTGCCAACGAGCATAGCCTGGCTTGGGCGGCCGCACAGCATTTCCGTAGCGCGGGAGCGGAACTCGCCGTGACCTATCGAAATGACAAGGCCAAGCCCCATGTCGAACCACTTGCGCAAAAAGTCGGAGCGACAATATTCCTTCCATGCAATGTCGCCACAGCAAGTCAATTAGAAGAGGTGTTCGCCGCGATCAACGGCACATGGGGATGTCTAGACTTCGCACTTCATGCGGTCGCCTGGGCGCGCAAGGATGCACTTCTTGGTCGCCTGACCGATTGCGCTGCGGAACGCTTCACGGAGGCGATGTTGGTTTCCTGTCATTCGTTCATCCATATGGCAAAATTGGCAGAGCCGCTGATGGAAAAGGGCGGAAGTTTAACGACACTAAGCTTCTACGGCGCGGAGAAGGTCGTCGACCATTACAACGTTATGGGACCCGTCAAAGCGGCGCTTGAGGCCTCAGTACGATATCTCGCCCACGAGCTCGGCCCAAAGCAGATTCGTGTCAATGCCATTTCAGCTGGAACTGTCGCGACCCGCGCGGCGTCCGGTATCGAACACTTCGACGAACTTTTGAACGAGTCCGTCCGAAAGGCGCCGCTACGCCGTTTGGTCGAAGCAGATGAAGTCGGCCGCGCTGCGCTGTTGCTTGCGAGCGATTATGCGACGGCGATTACCGGCGAGGTGCTGCACGTCGA containing:
- the fabI gene encoding enoyl-ACP reductase FabI, translated to MEIVDLRGRRGLIIGIANEHSLAWAAAQHFRSAGAELAVTYRNDKAKPHVEPLAQKVGATIFLPCNVATASQLEEVFAAINGTWGCLDFALHAVAWARKDALLGRLTDCAAERFTEAMLVSCHSFIHMAKLAEPLMEKGGSLTTLSFYGAEKVVDHYNVMGPVKAALEASVRYLAHELGPKQIRVNAISAGTVATRAASGIEHFDELLNESVRKAPLRRLVEADEVGRAALLLASDYATAITGEVLHVDGGFHIEGMVFH